A window of the Elgaria multicarinata webbii isolate HBS135686 ecotype San Diego chromosome 22, rElgMul1.1.pri, whole genome shotgun sequence genome harbors these coding sequences:
- the PTRH2 gene encoding peptidyl-tRNA hydrolase 2, mitochondrial isoform X2, with protein MDYLPKPGLFSIIAGVACGVCLGWGIRARFVRPSNIKMVLTANELGNEASVMGESGEFKMVMVVRNDLKMGKGKVAAQCSHAAVSAYKQVQRRNPELLKQWEYCGQPKVVLKAPDEETLVQLLAEAQGLGLTVSLIQDAGRTQIAPGSRTVLGIGPGLAEIVDKVSGHLKLY; from the coding sequence ATGGATTATCTTCCTAAACCTGGTCTTTTCAGCATAATCGCTGGAGTTGCCTGTGGGGTATGCCTCGGCTGGGGCATTCGCGCCCGCTTCGTCCGGCCGTCCAATATCAAAATGGTCCTGACTGCCAACGAACTGGGCAACGAAGCCAGCGTGATGGGCGAGTCTGGAGAATTCAAGATGGTGATGGTTGTCCGGAACGACCTGAAGATGGGCAAAGGCAAAGTGGCCGCCCAGTGTTCCCACGCGGCGGTTTCGGCCTACAAACAAGTCCAGCGCCGAAACCCCGAACTTCTCAAGCAGTGGGAGTATTGTGGGCAGCCCAAAGTGGTTCTCAAGGCTCCCGATGAGGAAACACTTGTTCAGCTCCTGGCTGAGGCTCAAGGGCTTGGCTTGACGGTGAGCTTAATCCAAGACGCAGGCCGCACTCAGATAGCCCCTGGCTCGCGGACTGTGCTGGGCATCGGACCAGGACTGGCTGAGATCGTGGACAAAGTTTCCggacatttaaaactctactga
- the PTRH2 gene encoding peptidyl-tRNA hydrolase 2, mitochondrial isoform X1, translating into MTRARCAMDYLPKPGLFSIIAGVACGVCLGWGIRARFVRPSNIKMVLTANELGNEASVMGESGEFKMVMVVRNDLKMGKGKVAAQCSHAAVSAYKQVQRRNPELLKQWEYCGQPKVVLKAPDEETLVQLLAEAQGLGLTVSLIQDAGRTQIAPGSRTVLGIGPGLAEIVDKVSGHLKLY; encoded by the exons ATGACCCGGGCCCG ATGTGCTATGGATTATCTTCCTAAACCTGGTCTTTTCAGCATAATCGCTGGAGTTGCCTGTGGGGTATGCCTCGGCTGGGGCATTCGCGCCCGCTTCGTCCGGCCGTCCAATATCAAAATGGTCCTGACTGCCAACGAACTGGGCAACGAAGCCAGCGTGATGGGCGAGTCTGGAGAATTCAAGATGGTGATGGTTGTCCGGAACGACCTGAAGATGGGCAAAGGCAAAGTGGCCGCCCAGTGTTCCCACGCGGCGGTTTCGGCCTACAAACAAGTCCAGCGCCGAAACCCCGAACTTCTCAAGCAGTGGGAGTATTGTGGGCAGCCCAAAGTGGTTCTCAAGGCTCCCGATGAGGAAACACTTGTTCAGCTCCTGGCTGAGGCTCAAGGGCTTGGCTTGACGGTGAGCTTAATCCAAGACGCAGGCCGCACTCAGATAGCCCCTGGCTCGCGGACTGTGCTGGGCATCGGACCAGGACTGGCTGAGATCGTGGACAAAGTTTCCggacatttaaaactctactga